From a single Borrelia coriaceae genomic region:
- a CDS encoding P12 family lipoprotein, producing MKKNILVICMLILLCFLSCDINALNELLGKAREKFLEENNKVENLKSIEENQEDKEKQVGIVKRIEKGVQQVVQAVPVVPVGGLNNEVFEKPVNDNNSAIRMYSQEEKIEIKKEDLVARTDEEKKAQVEIEKVKNLLKERSISSSKLIEDAHKLKNEYEQLEVDFHSIMSKIQTEVRSLRSEDYKGNLEKISKLNRLQNQLKISLDIERLMSQVVSTISELKSSEFFFNKAGETLTEAITKRLENEARKGGRYFFREVSNGLLLQLSRDSQRYARNALSQLESAVIKLNGAIGEKKNIKDPIDAVRAALDSL from the coding sequence ATGAAGAAGAACATTTTGGTAATATGTATGTTGATACTATTGTGTTTTCTATCATGTGATATAAATGCTTTAAATGAATTGCTAGGCAAAGCAAGAGAAAAGTTTTTAGAAGAAAATAACAAGGTAGAAAATTTAAAATCTATAGAAGAAAATCAAGAGGATAAAGAAAAACAAGTAGGTATTGTTAAAAGGATTGAAAAAGGAGTACAACAAGTTGTGCAGGCTGTTCCAGTAGTTCCTGTTGGTGGATTGAATAATGAGGTTTTTGAGAAGCCTGTTAATGATAATAATTCAGCGATTAGGATGTATTCTCAAGAAGAAAAAATAGAGATAAAAAAAGAGGATTTAGTCGCAAGGACTGATGAGGAGAAGAAAGCACAAGTAGAGATTGAAAAAGTAAAAAATCTTCTTAAAGAGCGTTCTATATCATCCTCAAAATTAATTGAGGATGCACATAAACTTAAAAATGAATATGAACAATTAGAAGTTGATTTTCATAGTATAATGTCTAAAATTCAGACTGAAGTAAGATCTTTGAGGAGTGAGGATTATAAGGGGAATCTAGAAAAGATTAGTAAACTAAATCGATTGCAAAATCAATTAAAGATAAGTCTTGATATTGAAAGACTGATGAGTCAAGTTGTTAGTACAATAAGTGAACTAAAATCTTCAGAATTTTTCTTTAATAAAGCTGGAGAAACTTTAACAGAAGCTATTACTAAAAGGTTAGAAAATGAAGCACGTAAAGGTGGTCGTTACTTTTTCAGAGAGGTTAGCAATGGGTTATTATTACAATTATCTAGGGATTCACAACGCTATGCAAGAAATGCTTTAAGTCAATTAGAATCTGCTGTTATAAAGTTAAATGGAGCAATTGGAGAAAAGAAAAATATAAAGGATCCCATTGATGCAGTAAGAGCTGCTTTAGATAGTCTTTGA
- a CDS encoding variable large family protein yields MKNFKKPLSVIAMMSMLTSCELIADSISNQNEISSLKTLTTVATNQEITNKHDISLENLTNKIKQAIQNIDTNNPSTNEIIEIFKNFSIVKFEPNNKRNEIGTHFKKTAEGLTVLKNELKEKINNNDNIITNIENVINAIKKLAETTDNNNIEIGAINNTGTKAAIISNKKNVEDIISKIKDIIKIAEEAQINIEAKTNNNITGNNITSIAAINGGAGADLKGGGANEEDVSKLIDIISQIDALAMLNKIAHATTNVNNGYINETNNDAGQLIVGRTLNTNGVGAKSNADFAAAIALKAMSKDGKFAGHKNGNNTEYAKNIQKAAATAISKVVTAIDTIIIDILNAELNKIKTKS; encoded by the coding sequence ATGAAAAATTTTAAAAAACCTTTAAGTGTTATTGCTATGATGTCTATGTTAACTAGTTGTGAACTCATTGCTGACTCTATTTCTAATCAAAATGAAATCTCATCACTAAAAACTCTAACAACAGTAGCTACAAATCAAGAAATAACAAACAAACATGACATTTCACTAGAAAACTTAACAAACAAAATAAAACAAGCTATCCAAAACATAGATACCAATAACCCATCTACAAACGAAATTATTGAAATATTCAAAAATTTTTCTATTGTTAAATTTGAACCTAATAACAAAAGAAACGAAATAGGCACTCACTTCAAAAAAACAGCAGAAGGATTAACAGTTCTTAAAAATGAATTAAAAGAAAAAATTAACAATAATGATAATATCATTACAAACATTGAAAATGTAATAAATGCTATAAAAAAATTAGCTGAAACTACTGATAATAACAATATTGAAATTGGAGCAATTAATAATACAGGTACCAAAGCTGCAATTATTTCTAACAAAAAGAACGTTGAGGATATCATTAGCAAAATAAAAGATATAATCAAAATTGCAGAAGAAGCCCAAATAAACATTGAAGCAAAAACTAATAATAATATTACTGGCAATAATATTACCTCAATTGCTGCCATTAATGGTGGTGCCGGTGCCGATCTTAAAGGCGGAGGTGCTAACGAAGAAGACGTTTCCAAACTTATTGATATAATATCTCAAATTGACGCACTAGCAATGCTTAACAAAATAGCACATGCTACAACAAACGTTAATAACGGTTATATTAACGAAACCAATAACGATGCTGGTCAATTAATCGTTGGTAGAACTCTTAATACTAATGGTGTCGGTGCAAAAAGTAACGCTGACTTTGCTGCTGCTATTGCACTAAAAGCTATGAGTAAAGACGGTAAATTCGCTGGACATAAAAATGGTAATAACACTGAATATGCAAAAAATATTCAAAAAGCTGCAGCTACTGCCATTAGCAAGGTAGTAACCGCAATCGATACAATTATTATAGATATATTAAACGCTGAACTTAATAAAATTAAAACTAAATCTTAA
- the bdr gene encoding Bdr family repetitive protein has product MDLQFQQIKAGIDRDIAIDLSYRYYRNELTYKDIEYLENTFNLKLEKVESNLKSDIKDLDNKIDNVRKDIEINKMEFRSTLKVHNWMLGTIITICVGILLTLIFK; this is encoded by the coding sequence ATTGATTTGCAGTTTCAGCAGATTAAAGCAGGAATTGATAGAGATATTGCTATTGATTTATCTTATAGGTACTATAGGAATGAGTTAACGTATAAGGATATTGAGTATTTAGAAAATACATTTAATCTTAAACTAGAAAAAGTAGAGTCAAATCTAAAATCAGATATTAAGGATTTAGATAATAAGATAGATAATGTAAGAAAAGACATAGAAATTAATAAAATGGAGTTTAGGAGTACATTAAAAGTGCATAATTGGATGTTAGGAACAATTATTACTATATGTGTAGGAATTTTATTGACATTAATCTTTAAATAA
- a CDS encoding complement regulator-acquiring protein — protein sequence MRKKLFIFILLIIGLVSCDVNSKLLDKGETRDAVGAVDNGVQGDERIKNIISNGDFSEEVNKAPVEEVVEAGPVIKDEKEELIAAIKKDVNIGMGLINSDKKEVEDESQYGMKEVVFKAVTDGVTNKALDDDLNKDLRRLFYSSLLYDKERIKEFAEILNKIGTDGQNKGTWLIDIMDSGIVYLQFNFERVISKLDKNKDKLDQLSLDDLREIKSKLEEIQLQRLTWKKSVDAIIVAYKAKKEGIDSDSKRLISYISERYKNLITVEIPGIQGVSDKIISLIDKIK from the coding sequence ATGAGAAAAAAATTATTTATATTTATATTATTAATTATAGGATTAGTATCATGTGATGTAAATTCTAAATTATTGGATAAAGGGGAAACCAGAGATGCGGTAGGAGCGGTTGACAATGGTGTTCAGGGAGATGAAAGAATAAAAAATATTATTAGTAATGGTGATTTTTCAGAAGAGGTTAATAAAGCTCCTGTTGAAGAGGTAGTAGAAGCAGGTCCTGTAATCAAAGATGAGAAAGAGGAATTAATAGCTGCCATTAAAAAAGATGTTAATATTGGTATGGGACTAATAAATTCAGATAAGAAAGAAGTTGAAGATGAAAGTCAATATGGTATGAAGGAAGTAGTGTTTAAAGCAGTAACAGATGGGGTTACTAATAAGGCATTAGATGATGATTTGAATAAGGATTTAAGAAGATTATTTTATTCATCTTTATTATACGATAAAGAAAGGATAAAGGAATTTGCAGAAATTCTTAACAAGATAGGAACAGATGGTCAAAATAAAGGTACATGGCTTATAGATATAATGGATTCTGGAATAGTATATCTTCAATTTAACTTTGAGAGAGTAATTAGTAAGTTAGATAAGAATAAAGACAAATTAGATCAATTAAGTCTTGATGATTTAAGAGAAATTAAATCAAAACTTGAAGAGATTCAATTACAAAGATTAACTTGGAAAAAGAGTGTAGATGCTATTATAGTAGCTTATAAAGCAAAGAAAGAAGGTATTGATTCTGACAGTAAAAGATTGATAAGTTATATTAGTGAAAGATATAAAAATCTTATTACAGTTGAGATACCAGGAATTCAAGGGGTGTCTGATAAGATTATATCTCTAATAGATAAAATTAAGTAA